The Cucurbita pepo subsp. pepo cultivar mu-cu-16 chromosome LG08, ASM280686v2, whole genome shotgun sequence genome contains a region encoding:
- the LOC111800800 gene encoding subtilisin-like protease SBT5.3, translated as MEKSYYISYVISPLLLFFFMLQTVAVPTKKSYIVYLGSHSFGPNPSIYDVQLATESQYHILGSVKGSKVAAKDSILYSYNRYINGFAAVLDEQEATALAKNPSVVSVFENKERKLHTTRSWGFLGVDSDRGIPRNSIWKAARFGEDTIIGNLDTGVWPESPSFNDAGYGPVPSRWRGACEGGSKFRCNRKLIGARYFYRGFQASERPWTKQNISFDSARDHEGHGSHTLSTAGGNFVHGVNVFGNGNGTAKGGSPKARVVAYKVCWPSENGGCYDSDILAGIEAAISDGVDVLSASLGMAAQEFANDAIAIGAFHAVQHGIVVVCSAGNDGPSPGSVSNVSPWMVTVGASTIDRDFVSYVVLGNKKRLRGSSLSSSRLPAGKFYPLIKAVQVKAANATDGFAQLCMDGTLDPTKAKGKIIVCLRGENARVRKGFEVHRVGGVGMVLVNNQIDGSAIVADPHILPASHLSYADGVSIAQYLSSTKTPLASITHASTEMGIKPSPLMASFSSRGPDFITEAVIKPDITAPGVNIIASVTNDITASGLLFDKRRVPFNIESGTSMSCPHISGVAGLLKTLHPTWSPAAIKSAIMTTAKTRDNTKNTILDYTKVKATPFDYGAGHVHPNDAMDPGLVYDTTVDDYLNFLCTRGYNSRTLKKFSNKPFVCAKNFATTDFNYPSILVPRLQIGESVTVNRRVKNVGSTGTYVARVRMPKGITVMVEPSKLQFHSVGEEKPFKLVFHYARKLRRQGYVFGALVWSDGKHFVRSSIAVNLV; from the exons atggagaaatcttattatatttcttatgTTATTTCTCcattacttttgtttttctttatgctCCAAACAGTGGCTGTTCCTACCAAGAAGTCCTACATTGTCTATTTGGGATCACACTCCTTCGGCCCAAATCCAAGCATCTACGACGTCCAACTTGCAACCGAGTCTCAATATCATATATTAGGATCCGTCAAGGGAAG CAAAGTAGCAGCCAAAGACTCAATTCTCTACTCCTACAACCGATACATTAATGGCTTTGCTGCCGTTCTCGATGAACAAGAAGCCACGGCTCTTGCGA AGAATCCGAGCGTGGTGTCGGTTTTTGAAAACAAGGAGAGAAAATTGCATACGACACGATCATGGGGTTTTCTCGGGGTTGATAGTGATCGAGGAATCCCTCGGAACTCCATTTGGAAGGCGGCTCGGTTTGGGGAAGATACCATCATAGGGAACCTCGACACGG GTGTCTGGCCAGAGTCCCCGAGCTTCAACGATGCAGGGTATGGCCCTGTTCCTTCGAGGTGGAGGGGTGCTTGTGAAGGCGGCTCCAAATTTCGATGCAATAGGAAGTTGATTGGAGCACGCTATTTCTACCGAGGATTCCAAGCCTCCGAACGTCCATGGACGAAGCAAAACATCAGCTTCGACAGTGCACGAGACCATGAAGGTCATGGATCGCACACTTTGTCCACTGCCGGTGGTAACTTTGTCCATGGAGTCAATGTGTTTGGCAATGGCAATGGGACGGCGAAAGGAGGTTCCCCCAAGGCTCGTGTTGTTGCCTACAAGGTCTGCTGGCCTTCAGAAAATGGCGGCTGTTACGATTCTGACATCTTAGCAGGCATCGAAGCCGCTATCAGCGACGGTGTGGATGTTCTCTCGGCCTCTCTTGGCATGGCAGCTCAAGAGTTTGCTAATGACGCTATTGCAATAGGGGCGTTCCATGCGGTTCAGCACGGAATCGTTGTGGTTTGCTCGGCCGGGAATGACGGCCCGTCTCCCGGGAGTGTGAGCAATGTGTCTCCTTGGATGGTCACTGTTGGAGCTAGTACCATCGACCGTGACTTTGTCAGTTATGTGGTCCTGGGGAACAAGAAGCGATTAAGG GGTTCAAGCCTTTCATCCAGTCGATTGCCGGCTGGTAAGTTCTACCCTTTGATAAAGGCTGTGCAAGTGAAAGCTGCCAATGCCACCGATGGGTTTGC TCAACTTTGCATGGATGGAACACTTGATCCCACAAAGGCAAAAGGCAAGATTATAGTGTGCCTTCGAGGAGAAAATGCAAGAGTGAGAAAGGGCTTCGAGGTTCATCGTGTCGGTGGCGTCGGGATGGTTCTAGTAAATAACCAGATAGACGGTTCAGCTATTGTAGCTGATCCACACATACTTCCTGCTTCTCATCTAAGCTATGCGGATGGAGTTTCCATCGCTCAATATTTGAGCTCCACCAA GACACCCCTGGCTTCCATAACCCATGCAAGCACAGAGATGGGAATAAAACCATCGCCTCTCATGGCTTCATTTTCATCAAGAGGCCCTGATTTCATCACAGAGGCTGTAATCAAG CCTGATATAACAGCACCGGGCGTAAATATAATCGCATCTGTCACCAACGATATAACAGCATCAGGCTTGCTATTTGATAAACGTCGAGTGCCTTTTAACATCGAGTCCGGCACTTCCATGTCATGCCCACATATCTCAGGTGTTGCAGGTCTTCTAAAGACTCTGCATCCCACATGGAGTCCTGCTGCTATTAAATCTGCCATCATGACTACAG CCAAAACTAGAGACAACACCAAGAACACAATATTGGACTACACCAAAGTGAAGGCTACCCCATTTGATTATGGTGCAGGACATGTCCATCCAAACGATGCCATGGACCCTGGCCTCGTTTACGACACAACGGTTGATGACTATTTGAACTTCTTATGTACACGGGGCTACAACTCCCGCACACTCAAGAAATTCTCTAACAAGCCATTTGTTTGCGCCAAGAACTTTGCAACCACAGACTTCAACTATCCATCCATCTTGGTCCCCAGGTTGCAAATTGGTGAATCAGTGACGGTCAATAGAAGAGTCAAGAATGTGGGAAGCACAGGCACGTATGTGGCGCGGGTGAGGATGCCCAAGGGTATTACGGTTATGGTGGAGCCAAGTAAGTTGCAATTTCACAgcgttggagaagagaagccTTTCAAACTTGTATTTCATTACGCACGTAAACTACGACGTCAAGGCTATGTTTTTGGGGCATTGGTATGGTCAGATGGGAAACATTTTGTTAGAAGTTCTATTGCCGTGAATTTGGTAtga